In one window of Tenacibaculum mesophilum DNA:
- a CDS encoding carboxypeptidase-like regulatory domain-containing protein gives MALLLSCKEKRLFHHGVILDEDNRALPNVKVKELDFNNSTLSDSKGYFKLKKDINFISKLSFSKKGYKTKIVRTVWTHSGEVVGYTFLNKKADTITLKKKAILPLED, from the coding sequence ATGGCTTTATTATTATCCTGTAAAGAAAAAAGACTTTTTCATCACGGGGTTATTTTAGATGAAGATAACAGAGCTTTACCAAATGTAAAAGTAAAAGAATTGGACTTTAATAATTCAACATTATCTGATTCAAAAGGGTATTTCAAATTAAAAAAAGACATCAACTTTATTTCTAAATTATCCTTTTCCAAAAAAGGCTATAAAACTAAGATAGTAAGAACGGTTTGGACTCATAGTGGTGAAGTAGTAGGGTACACATTTCTAAATAAAAAAGCAGATACTATAACTTTAAAGAAGAAAGCAATACTTCCTTTAGAAGACTAA
- the tssD gene encoding type VI secretion system tube protein TssD has product MKYRTMLLFNNREIEVLTYNFGFNRNINVSDQPTSSANFAGLELEIESGSNTDFEEWVCKENAIDQLELKIYYPYLKGGSKTMTFFDCYLKKYETVFSNTNDQPIKDRLIITCAGVKMPNSSLEYSTYWRKTLSGAQNEVTDNGDTASGGGDTNFSVTPKLS; this is encoded by the coding sequence ATGAAATATAGAACTATGCTGTTGTTTAATAACAGGGAGATAGAAGTACTAACCTATAACTTTGGTTTTAATAGAAATATAAACGTTTCTGACCAACCCACAAGCTCCGCTAACTTTGCAGGTTTAGAATTAGAAATAGAATCAGGTAGTAATACTGATTTTGAAGAATGGGTTTGTAAAGAGAATGCTATAGATCAACTAGAGTTAAAAATATACTACCCATATTTAAAAGGAGGCTCTAAAACAATGACTTTTTTTGATTGTTACCTAAAGAAATACGAAACAGTATTTTCTAATACAAACGATCAGCCTATAAAAGACCGATTAATTATTACGTGTGCAGGAGTAAAAATGCCTAATTCTTCGTTAGAATATTCTACGTATTGGAGAAAAACACTTTCTGGAGCCCAAAACGAAGTAACTGATAACGGAGATACTGCTTCAGGAGGAGGTGATACAAACTTTAGTGTAACCCCAAAATTATCGTAA